The genomic DNA CACTTATTGTTCAGTTTGGATATGATAAGGCAAACGTTCCGTGATGAGCACGATAGTTTGTTAGATCTGTTTGAAGGTAGGATTGAAGAAATTAATGATGTGCTCAATGATCTATTATTGCTGGATAATTTTGAAGAAAAAAAAGCATATTTACAAAGCTTGGATAATGAATTGCAAAAAGCCATGATTTTTGGCTATTTCCAATTGCTTGATGGTCAGATCAATGATGAGATCGTTGAGCCTACGGTGCATTAATCGACGTTAATTTTTTAATCTTGAAATTGAAATAAAACAAAGCATTCCTGATTGCCTTTGGGGCCTTTGATGTGGGCGTCGCTTTTTGCCATGTACTTAAAAGGAAGATTGTTTTCAATCTCGGCAATACAAGCTGTAATTAAGCTTTGTCTTAGCGTTTCATCTTTAATCACGCCTTTGTTCAGATCTTTGGCTTGTGCCTGAAATTGGGGCTTGATGAGTGCTACAACTTGACTTTGCTTATGAAGAGCTTGGGTAATATGAGGGATAACTTTTTCTAAAGCTATAAATGAACAATCAATCACCACCAGATCAACGGTTTGACTTAAGTCAATTGGAGAAAAAGTTTTTTCTGCATTAAAGTCTTTAACGTGAAGCGATTCTCGCCAGGATACTTTTGGATGTTGGTGCAGTTTGTAATGGAGCTGATTCTTACCCACATCAATACAATAAACATGTTGGGCATCGTGTTGCAGCAAGTAATCTGTAAAA from bacterium includes the following:
- a CDS encoding TlyA family RNA methyltransferase, giving the protein MVKKKNTRIRLDQLLVDQHLADSKTKAQAMIMAGEVYIGEEKQSKPGHKVAQDSLIHIKNIIPTYVSRGGLKLAGALKDFNIQPKDLICLDVGASTGGFTDYLLQHDAQHVYCIDVGKNQLHYKLHQHPKVSWRESLHVKDFNAEKTFSPIDLSQTVDLVVIDCSFIALEKVIPHITQALHKQSQVVALIKPQFQAQAKDLNKGVIKDETLRQSLITACIAEIENNLPFKYMAKSDAHIKGPKGNQECFVLFQFQD